The DNA segment GAGACGACCGGCGTCGCCGGAGCGAACGGCCAGACGGACCTTGACGCCCTCGAGCTGGGCCTTCACAACGTTGGCCTGCTCGATGGTCTGGATCTCGTGGATCTTGCGGGCGCGGCGGATCTGCGCCACGTCCTGCTCGCCACCCTTGGTCCAGCGGATAGCGAACTTCCGCGGGATCAGGTAGTTGCGAGCGTAACCGTCCTTGACGTCGACAACATCGCCGGCGCCACCGAGGCCAGAGACCTCGTGGGTGAGGATGATCTTCATGTTTCGGTCACCCTTCCCTTATCGCGCGGTGGACGTGTAGGGCAGCAGCGCCATCTCACGGCTGTTCTTGACGGCCGTGGCGACGTCACGCTGGTGCTGCGTGCAGTTGCCGGTCACGCGGCGGGCACGGATCTTGCCGCGGTCGGAAATGAACTTCCGCAGCATGTTCGTGTCCTTGTAGTCCACGTACGTGACCTTGTCCTTGCAGAAAGCGCAGACCTTCTTCTTCGGCTTGCGCACAGGCGGCTTCGCCATGGTGATTCTCCTGTGTGATCAAGAAGTGGGGATACGAGCCCTTAGAAGGGGGGCTCGTCCGAGTAGCCGCCACCGCCGCCGGAGCTTCCGCCCCAGCCGCCGCCGCCCTGCTGGCCACCGGCGGGAGCGCCGGAAGCCCACGGGTCGTCGGCCGGAGCGCCGCCGCCCTGCTGGCCGCCGCCGGAGCTTCCGCCCCAGCCGCCGCCCTGCTGGCCGCCGCCACCGCCGCCGTAACCGCCCTGGCCACCGCGAGCGCCACCACCGGCGGTCTTGGTGACCTTGGCCGTGGCGTTGCGCAGGCTGGGGCCGACTTCCTCGACGTCCAGCTCGTAGACCGTGCGCTTGACGCCCTCACGGTCCTCGTAGGACCGCTGCTTCAGACGGCCCTGCACGATGACGCGCATGCCCTTCTGGAGCGACTCGGCGACGTTCTCCGCCGCCTGACGCCAGACCGAGCAGGTCAGGAACAGGCTCTCGCCGTCCTTCCACTCGTTCGTCTGGCGGTCGAAGGTGCGGGGAGTGGACGCGATGCGGAACTTCGCGACCGCCGCACCGGACGGGGTGAAGCGCAGCTCGGGGTCATCGACAAGATTGCCGACGACCGTGATAACGGTCTCGCCTGCCATGGGGAACCTCTCGGCGGGTTTGCTCTGGCTGCTTGGTTGCTACTCGAATCCCGAGATCAGCTGAGCCGAAGCTCAGTGCATCTCGGGACGGAGGACCTTGGTCCGGAGGACCGACTCGTTCAGGTTCATCTGGCGGTCGAGCTCCTTGACGACCGCAGGCTCGGCCTGCAGGTCGATGACCGAGTAGATGCCCTCGGGCTTCTTCTTGATCTCGTACGAGAGACGACGACGGCCCCAGGTGTCGACCTTCTCCACCTTGCCGTTGCCCTCACGGACGACGGCGAGGAAGTTCTCGATCAGGGGGGCGACAGCGCGCTCCTCCAGATCGGGGTCGAGGATGACCATCACCTCGTAGTGACGCATGTGGAACCCACCTCC comes from the Streptomyces sp. NBC_00820 genome and includes:
- the rpsR gene encoding 30S ribosomal protein S18, translating into MAKPPVRKPKKKVCAFCKDKVTYVDYKDTNMLRKFISDRGKIRARRVTGNCTQHQRDVATAVKNSREMALLPYTSTAR
- a CDS encoding single-stranded DNA-binding protein yields the protein MAGETVITVVGNLVDDPELRFTPSGAAVAKFRIASTPRTFDRQTNEWKDGESLFLTCSVWRQAAENVAESLQKGMRVIVQGRLKQRSYEDREGVKRTVYELDVEEVGPSLRNATAKVTKTAGGGARGGQGGYGGGGGGQQGGGWGGSSGGGQQGGGAPADDPWASGAPAGGQQGGGGWGGSSGGGGGYSDEPPF
- the rplI gene encoding 50S ribosomal protein L9; the encoded protein is MKIILTHEVSGLGGAGDVVDVKDGYARNYLIPRKFAIRWTKGGEQDVAQIRRARKIHEIQTIEQANVVKAQLEGVKVRLAVRSGDAGRLFGSVTPADIASAIKASGGPEVDKRRIELAGPIKTLGAYETSVRLHPEVAAKVILEVVAA
- the rpsF gene encoding 30S ribosomal protein S6, with translation MRHYEVMVILDPDLEERAVAPLIENFLAVVREGNGKVEKVDTWGRRRLSYEIKKKPEGIYSVIDLQAEPAVVKELDRQMNLNESVLRTKVLRPEMH